A stretch of the Vulcanisaeta souniana JCM 11219 genome encodes the following:
- a CDS encoding ParA family protein, translating into MLTVLFLSQKGGVGKTLITTSLATALAISGYRTWFIDLDPNATASRVLGVNNPGSVNGALTYMMGITKAVRTSTAFIEDGVVGNIKVIPPGASPITNPYTALPSTTVLSSRISSLIKGIGNYRVRPNFILIDTPALSLALNPGLMMALIGNADVITLVATDEPGGMGWLGNMLEYASTMGPGKEGIVVLNKLSSIRGNLDIGVKNVVKILRNPAIEAAWRLGSIPYLVKDPELGQFRKAIDELTALLERLNAERVWVSP; encoded by the coding sequence ATGTTAACAGTATTGTTCCTAAGCCAGAAGGGCGGTGTTGGCAAGACATTAATAACCACGAGCCTAGCCACAGCACTGGCAATTAGTGGTTACAGGACTTGGTTCATTGACCTGGACCCAAACGCCACGGCCTCTAGGGTACTAGGCGTGAACAACCCAGGTAGTGTTAATGGTGCCTTGACGTACATGATGGGGATTACGAAGGCCGTTAGAACCTCGACGGCGTTCATTGAGGATGGGGTTGTGGGGAACATAAAGGTCATACCACCCGGTGCCTCGCCCATCACGAACCCATACACTGCATTACCGAGCACCACGGTCCTGAGCTCGAGGATATCATCACTGATTAAGGGAATAGGCAATTACAGGGTTAGGCCCAACTTCATACTGATAGACACACCAGCCCTATCACTGGCCCTAAACCCGGGGCTCATGATGGCGTTGATAGGCAATGCCGATGTGATAACACTGGTGGCCACAGACGAGCCTGGCGGCATGGGATGGCTCGGTAACATGCTTGAGTACGCGTCAACAATGGGCCCAGGGAAGGAGGGCATTGTGGTGCTGAATAAGTTATCGAGTATAAGGGGTAACCTGGACATTGGCGTTAAGAACGTGGTGAAGATACTCAGGAACCCAGCCATTGAGGCGGCATGGCGACTGGGCTCAATACCTTACCTGGTCAAGGACCCGGAGCTTGGTCAATTTAGGAAGGCGATTGATGAGTTAACGGCATTACTGGAGAGACTGAATGCGGAGAGGGTTTGGGTGAGTCCATGA